The stretch of DNA ACACCGCCTCCGGTGGGAGCGTTGCGAACGCCTCTCGGTCTAGGAGCCCGCGCGTCTCGTCGGTGAGCGGACAGGCGAGCACGAGATACTCCGTCCGCGCGAGCGCTGCGTGGAGGTCGTCGAAGCCGAACACCTCGTCGGTCGGGCCGCCTTTTTCCGGCGTGTAGCGAATTCCGAGCGTCTCGACGCCAAAGCCCTGCAGTCGTTCGACGACCGCCTGTCCAATCGCGCCGAGGCCGACGATAGTGACCGTCGAGCCATTCAGCTCACGGGTTTTGTAGTGTCGCCATTCGCGTTTCTGCTGGCGACGCCAGCCTTCGGGGAAGCGCCGTGCGAACGCGAGCATCGACGCGACGACGTGTTCTCCCATATTTGGGCCGTGAACCCCCGAGGCCGTCGTGACCGCGATGTCTCGTGCTTCGAGTGTGTCGAGTGGCAAGTGGTTGTATCCGGCGAAGACACAGGCGAACAGTTCTACGTCTTCTGCGGCATCGAGCAGGTCGTCGTCGATGACGCCGCCGGTCACAACTGTGGCGTGTTTGATGAGTTCTCGCTCTTCTGCGGGCGTTTTCGCCAGCGCGATGTCGGCGTCGGGGAGCTGCGCGCGAAGGGCGTCTGCGTACTGTTCTACGGGCATCCCGTGGACGCACCGGCGAAGCACCAGCACGTCGGGTGAGCGGGTCAGTGTGACCACCGTGCTTGCATGCCTCGTGATTTTCGCCCCCTCGTATTACGATTACCGACCGACGAACTCGGCGGGCGATTTCTCGAAGAAAGCGTCGTGGCCGCGCGCGAAGTCCGCTGAGTTCGCAAGCCCCGAGATACGCTCCAATTCTGACGTGAGCTGTTCTGAAAGCGTATTGTCGAAGCTCTCGTGGAGCAGCGCGCGGGTCTCTGCGTAGGCCGCCGTCGGGCCGCTCGCAATGCCCGCAGCGAGGTCTGTAAGGTGGGCGTCAAACTCGTCGTCTGCGACCTGTTCGGTAGCGAGCCCGAGCGAGACGGCTTCCTCGCTGCCGACGGGTTCGTCGCGCAGGGTCAGCCGCTGGGCTTCTCTGAGGCCGACGAGTCGCGGGAGGAAGTAGGTCGAGCCGCCGTCACCGGAGAGGCCGATACGCGGATACGCAAACTCGAAACGCGCGGACTCCGCGGCGAGGACGATGTCGCCACAGAGGGCCAGCCCGAGGCCGCCACCGGCGACCACGCCGTTTACGCCCGTTACGACGGGCATCGGCGCGTTCACGAGCGCGGTCACAATCGCGTGGAGGTCAGTGGCGAGGTGACGGAGTCGTTTCTCGTCGCTTTCGTCGCCAGAAAGCGTCCCGAGGTCTGCGCCGGTGCAGTAGGTGCCGCCGGTTCCCGTGATGACGAGACAGCGCACGTCGTCGCGGGTGACCGCGTCGTAGGTGGCTTCGCGCAACTCGGCTGCCATCTGTCGGTCGAGTGCGTTGTGTGCGGCCGGGCGGGCTAAGCGAATCGTGCAAACTGCACCGTCGTCTTCGACGGTGACGAATTCGAACTCGGACATGGCAAAGAGCGCGGCCGCCAGCCTCAAAACTGTGCCGTCACTCAGTCCGCACGCTGGCGGTTTGGGCCACCACCTTGGAGGGCATTTCGTGTCGAACAGTCGAGACAGGCTCGCACTTCATTGGCGTTGTTTCCGAAGACGCGGGCGAAGTCGAGCGAGACGAACTCGCCACAGGTGTTACATTCTGGCATCGGCAATCACGAGTGGTAGCGAGACACACAGGCAATATTGTTATCCAGGAAGTAAGTGCTGAAATGATTGCAATTAGGACAGTCATTACTGGTGAAATAGTCGGCAACAGTCCGGAAGTGACGGTGCTGCAAGGAGGTTTTCGTCACACGCGACGGGGCAAAGGGTCAGGAATTTAACCCCGCCATGCGCGGGTATTGGTATGAAGCGAGTTGACGTTGCGATCGTCGGCGGGGGGCCTGCTGGTTCCTCGGCCGCAAAGGCGGCGGCCGAACGAGGTGCCGAGGCCATCGTTTTAGAGAAGGGGGTACCC from Haladaptatus sp. ZSTT2 encodes:
- a CDS encoding DUF7563 family protein translates to MPECNTCGEFVSLDFARVFGNNANEVRACLDCSTRNALQGGGPNRQRAD
- a CDS encoding enoyl-CoA hydratase/isomerase family protein codes for the protein MSEFEFVTVEDDGAVCTIRLARPAAHNALDRQMAAELREATYDAVTRDDVRCLVITGTGGTYCTGADLGTLSGDESDEKRLRHLATDLHAIVTALVNAPMPVVTGVNGVVAGGGLGLALCGDIVLAAESARFEFAYPRIGLSGDGGSTYFLPRLVGLREAQRLTLRDEPVGSEEAVSLGLATEQVADDEFDAHLTDLAAGIASGPTAAYAETRALLHESFDNTLSEQLTSELERISGLANSADFARGHDAFFEKSPAEFVGR
- a CDS encoding D-2-hydroxyacid dehydrogenase; the encoded protein is MPVEQYADALRAQLPDADIALAKTPAEERELIKHATVVTGGVIDDDLLDAAEDVELFACVFAGYNHLPLDTLEARDIAVTTASGVHGPNMGEHVVASMLAFARRFPEGWRRQQKREWRHYKTRELNGSTVTIVGLGAIGQAVVERLQGFGVETLGIRYTPEKGGPTDEVFGFDDLHAALARTEYLVLACPLTDETRGLLDREAFATLPPEAVLVNVARGPVVDTDAMVRAIRLGKLRGAALDVTDPEPLPEDHPLWGFSNVLITPHNSGYTPVYYERVAAIVARNLNRLSDVGVGSLENQVI